A stretch of the Silene latifolia isolate original U9 population unplaced genomic scaffold, ASM4854445v1 scaffold_202, whole genome shotgun sequence genome encodes the following:
- the LOC141638640 gene encoding late embryogenesis abundant protein At5g17165-like — MHGLVYDKNVEDHVRPVLVPDDIIQPQSDKYWSPNPHTGVFGPATEHNLGVGERGYHTSAGNGRSESVLEQKAFFRPQEDLDKPEQA, encoded by the coding sequence ATGCACGGATTGGTGTATGACAAGAACGTTGAAGATCATGTGCGCCCAGTGCTGGTGCCTGACGATATAATCCAGCCTCAATCAGACAAGTATTGGTCTCCTAATCCTCACACTGGTGTTTTTGGTCCTGCAACCGAGCACAACCTTGGTGTAGGTGAGCGTGGCTACCACACCTCAGCTGGTAATGGTCGCTCCGAGTCTGTGCTGGAGCAGAAGGCGTTTTTCCGTCCTCAAGAGGACCTGGACAAACCCGAGCAAGCTTAA